A window of Streptomyces sp. NBC_01689 genomic DNA:
GTGATCGTCCTCGGTGTGGTGACCCTGCTGCAGGGTGCCCTGGTCGGTGCCATCGGCTTCGGCAGCCGCACGGTCCCGGACAAGGGCCTGGTCCTGACCGGTCTGCCCAAGGTCGAGCTCACCCTGCCGATCATGGCGCTCGGCTTCGCGTCGATGATGTTCGGCCTGGTCATCTCGTCGCTGGTGAAGACCGCCGAGAAGACGATGCCGCTGCTGGTCATGTTCGCGATCGTCCAGGTGGTGTTCACCGGCTGCCTGTTCATCCTGAACGGCACGATCGGCGTCAACCAGTTCTCCTACCTGATGCCGGCCCGCTGGGCGGTCGCGGCGGCGGGGGCCACGCTGGACTTCAACAACATCTTCCCGAACCAGGACGACCCGACGAGCACGGACCCGCTCTGGGACCACACGGCCGGGGTCTGGGCCATGGACATGGCCGCCCTGATCGCGCTCGGCGTGCTCTGCGGATTCTTCGTGGCCCGCTTCCTGCGGCGCCACGAGCCCGAGGTCATGCGGAAGTAGTCGCGTGCAGTGCGCGAAGGGCGGCACCCCGGTGGGGTGCCGCCCTTCGGCGTACGGCGGAGAGGTCCGCGCCCTGCCTCAGTACGCGCTGTTCACGTTGTCCATCGAGCCGTACTTGTCGGCCGCGTAGTTGCACGCGGCGGTGATGTTGGCGACCGGGTCGTAGATGTTCCACGAGGTGCCGGGCACGTGGTAGGCCTTGAAGGTCGGCGGGATGACCTGCAGCAGGCCCTTCGAGGGTATGCCGTTGATGGCGTTGATGTCCCAGTCGTTGATCGCACGGGGATTGCCGGACGACTCCCGCATGATGTTCTTGTACAGCCCGTGGTACGAGCCGGGGATCTTGTGCTTCTTCATGATGTCGAGCGACTCGTGGATCCAGCCGTCGAGGTTGTTCGTGTACGACTTCGCGGCGACCGTCTCGAACTGGACGCGCTGCACCGAGCGGCTCGCGGCCTGCTCCTTGACGCGCGCCTGCTGGGCGGCCTTCGCGGCGGCGGCCTTGCGGGCGGCCTCGGCGTTCTTCTTGACGACGGCCGCGTCGGCGGCCTTCTTCGCGGCGATGCTCTGGGCCTTCAGGCTGGCGCCGGCCATCTGGTCGGTGATGCTGGCCTTGACGTCCTTGATGGGCTGCTGACCGAAGGCGACCGGAGCCTGCGACACGGCGGCGTCGTTCGTGGTGGTGTGGGCACCACTGGGCGTCGCGGTGAACGCCAGGGCCGCTGCACCGAGGGTGGCGATACCGGCGATCGAAAGCTTGTGGACCTTGGTCAGCTTCGGACTATGACCAGGAGTGATGATGTTCTTGGGCATAACTGATGGACCTCTTCGAATAGCGCGGATGCCGCTCTCGGTCCGGTGGGGACACTTCGTTTCCGGATCAGACGCTGCGGGTAAACACCTGCTGCGTTGAGCGACGTGAGCCATTGTTAGCGGCCGCAAAATCCTGTGGCAAAGGTGTGACGTACGACGCCGAGTAGTAGGTCCATGGGGGACAAGTCCGGACATAAGGGCACGTCTGCCCCGCTCATAGGGGCACCGTTTATCTCCTATGTCCGTTCGTACGTGATGTGGGCCCTATGTGCGGGCTCACATGGCTCCTAGATCGTTCTCACTGCCGGTTGCTGGAGCAACGCCCAGGGTGAGCGGTCTCCGCCGGGAGGATGAGGTGGGAGTCCCCGAACTCGTGCCACAGGTAGAGCCCGCTCACCGCCGCGGTGTAGGCACGCCCGATCGCGGCCCCTCCCGCGATCGCCTCCAGCATCAGCAGATGGGAGGCCTCCGGCTCGTGCAGACCGGTCAGCAGCCCGTCGACCACCCGTACACCCCGCCGCGGGGTCACCACGAGCTCCGTCCGTCCCCGGCGGGCCCGGACCACACCGTCGGGGCCCGCCGCCGATTCGACGGCACGCACGGCCGTCGTACCGACCGCGACGATCCGACCGCCGTCCGCCCTCCCCGCGTTGATCAGACGCGCCGAAGCCTCCGGAACCTCGTACCACTCCGCGGAGGGCGGCTCGTGGGCCTCGACCGAGGAGACACCGGTGTGCAGCCGGACCGGAGCGAACCGCACCCCCCGGCTCACCAGCTCCGTCACCAGACGCGTCGTGAAGGGCCGCGCCGCGCTCGGCATCTCCGCGCTCCCCGCACCGTCGGCGGACGGCAGCGCGAACACCGTCTGATAGGCGGAGAGGGGCTGGTCCCGCTCCGTATAGGAGTACCGGACGGGGCGCCCGTGCCGCCGCAGCAGCGCGGGTACGTCCACATCCGGCACCCGCGCCCACCACAGCCGCCCGCCGCGCGCCGTCATCGGCTCCTCCAGTACGAGCCGTCCGTCCCCGGCGAGACACACCTCCGCGCCCGCGGGACCGCCCGCGCGCGGACGCGTCGTGCCCGTCCCGTCGGGATCCCGCAGCTCGACCGCCCACCGTCCGTCGTCGCCCCGGGTGGAGAAATGGACCACCACGCGCGCGTGCCCGATCCGGCCGTCGACCGCGGCGGCCAGCGTGGGGGAGGTGTTCACGACGAGCAGGTCCCCGGCCCGCAGCAGCAGCGGCAGCTCCGCGAACGCGTGGTGCGACACCTCACCGCCCCGCGAGACGAGCAGCCGTACGGAGTCCCGGTCCCGCCCGGGCCCGCGCTGCTCGGCCGGCACCCGCGCCGACAGCTCCTCCGGGACCCGCACCACGGTCCTCACCGCTCCTCCAGGAGCGCGGGCGCGGCGTAGCGGCCACTGGCGGGCCGCTCGTCGAGCAGCCTGAGGAAGGCCGGCACCACACTGTCCGGCGACGGCCGCGGCCCCCCGCCGTCCGGCACGGCCGCCGCGTACAGGTCCGTGGCCATGTCCCCCGGATCCACGGCCCAGACCCGCAGACCCGGCTCCTCCTCACCGAGTACGGCCGCGAGGTGGTCGAGGGCGGCCTTCGACGCCCCGTAACCGCCCCACGTCGGGTACGCCTCCGCCGCCGCGTCCGAGCTCACCGCGACGACCGCGCCCGCCCCGGCGGCCCGCAGCAGCGGCAGCGCCTCCCGGACCAGACCGAGCGCCGCGACCACATTGACCTCCAGGGCCCGCCGCAGCCCGTCCGGATCCAGCTCCGCGAGCGGGACCAGCGGCTCCGCGCCGAGCGCGCTCGCGTTGTTCACCAGCAGATCGACGCCCCCGAGCTCACGGGCCGCCGCCACCAGCGCCGCCCGGTGCCCGGCGTCCGTCACGTCCCCCGGCAGGGCCACCACCCGGGTCCCGTGCACGGACAGTGCCCTCGCCGTCTCCCGCAGAACCCCGGCGGTCCTGGCGTCGAGCACCAGATCCCAGCCGCGCCGCGCCAGAGCGGCGCCGAGCGCCCGCCCCAGCCCCTTCGACGCCCCCGTGATGACCGCTACCGGCATGACATCCGTCCCCTCGTCCGGCCCGCCGGCCGGCGGGCGTCCTCAACGTAGGAACCGGACCGCTCCCGCCGCCTCGTACGGCGGTCCCGACGGCGGAGGGCCCTTCGGCCTAGGCCCAGCGGCCCAGGGCCGCCCACCACGGGTCGGATACGCACTGTCACAGCCCACGGGTACGTTGGGGTCATGAGCCAAGGCCCCCGGTCCGGTCTGTACGCGGTGAGCTCCGCGCTGCTGGCCATGAGCAGGCACCTGGAGGTGCGCGACGTCCTCAAGACGATCGTCGCCTCGGCCCGCGAGCTGCTCGACGCGCAGTACGCCGCCCTCGGGGTGCCGGACGACCACGGCGGCTTCGCCCAGTTCGTGGTCGACGGCGTCAGCGACGCCCAGTGGAAGGCCATCGGCCCGCTCCCGCGCCAGCACGGCATCCTCGCCGCGATGCTGCACGAGGCACGCCCCGAGCGTCTCGCCGACGTCCGCGAGGACCCCCGCTTCGAGGGCTGGCCCGCCGCCCACCCGGACATGTCCGACTTCCTCGGCCTGCCCGTCCGTGACGGCGACGAGACCATCGGAGCCCTGTTCCTCGCCAACAAGAACGGCACCAGGGCCGACGGCGGCTGCGGCTTCACCGAGGACGACGAGGAACTCCTCACCATCCTCGCCCAGCACGCGGCGATCGCCCTGACCAACGCCCGTCTCTACGAGCGCAGCCGCGAACTCACCATCGCCGAGGAACGCTCCCGGCTCGCGCACGAACTGCACGACGCCGTCAGCCAGAAGTTGTTCTCCCTGCGGCTCACGGCGCAGGCCGCCGCGGCCCTCGTCGACCGGGACCCCGCGCGCGCCAAGGGCGAACTCCACCAGGTGGCCGCGCTCGCCGCCGAAGCCACCGAGGAACTGCGCGCCGCCGTCATCGAGTTGCGCCCCGCCGCCCTCGACGAGGACGGTCTCGTGGCCACGCTGCGCACCCAGATCCAGGTGCTCGACCGCGCCCACTCGGCGCGCGTGACCTTCACCGGCCGGGGCGTGCGCGCCCTGCCCGCGGCCCAGGAGGAGGCCGTCCTGCGCGTCGCCCAGGAAGCCCTCCACAACGCGCTGCGGCACTCCGGGGCGGCCCGCGTCGACGTCCTCCTGGAGAAGCGCGGACCAGGCGCGGTGCTGAGCGTCAGTGACGACGGCGGTGGCTTCGACCCCACGGAGATACGCACCGCGGGACGCCACCTCGGCCTCGTCTCCATGCGCGACCGGTCGAGCGGGGTCGGCGGCACGCTGACCGTGGAATCGGCGCCCGGCAAGGGCACCACGATCGAGATGGAGGTCCCTGGTGGCTGAGGCAATCAAGGTGCTGCTCGTCGACGACCATCAGGTGGTCCGCCGGGGCCTGCGCACCTTTCTCGAGGTGCAGGACGACATCGAGGTCGTGGGAGAGGCGTCCGACGGCGCCGAAGGGGTCGCCCTCGCCGAGGAGCTGAAGCCCGACGTCGTCCTCATGGACGTCAAGATGCCGGGCATGGACGGCATCGACGCGCTGCGCAGGCTCCGTGAACTCGCGAACCCCGCACGCGTGTTGATCGTCACCAGCTTCACCGAGCAGCGCACGGTCGTCCCGGCCCTGCGGGCCGGCGCGGCGGGGTACGTCTACAAGGACGTGGATCCCGACGCCCTCGCCGGAGCCATCCGTTCCGTGCACGCGGGGCACATCCTGCTGCAGCCCGAGGTGGCGGGCGTCCTGCTCTCCCAGGAGGAGGCCAACTCCGGCCAGGGCAGGGGAGGTTCGCTCACCGACCGGGAACGGGAGGTGCTCGCGCTGATCGCCGACGGCCGCTCCAACCGGGAGATCGCCCGCGCGCTCGTCCTCTCCGAGAAGACCGTCAAGACACATGTCTCGAACATCCTGATGAAGCTCGACCTCGCGGACCGGACACAGGCCGCGTTGTGGGCCGTTCGGCATGGGGCGGCGGGCTGAGCGGGCACGATGATACGAAAGGTTCCGCTCCGGACTGAGATTCATACCGTCGGGTGTATGTCACCCGGATGGCGCATCCTCCGTGGATCCCGGCCGTTCTCCAGTGCGTGCCGCGGCGACCTGCCGCGGTGATCGCTAGGGAGGGCTCAGAAGTGAAGAACCTGAAGAAGGCCACGGCTGTCGCGATGGTGGCGGGCGGCCTCGTCGCCGCCGGTGCCGGTATGGCTTCCGCGACGGACGGCTCGTGGGCCGCCGGCCAGGCCGCGGGCTCCCCGGGTGTCGTCTCGGGCAACGTCATCCAGGCGCCGGTCCACATCCCCGTGAACGCGGTCGGCAACAGCGTGAACGTGATCGGCGTCCTGAACCCCGCCTTCGGCAACCTCGGCCTCAACGGCTGAGGTTCCCGCCCCACCCGTCATGACCACCGGCCCCCGGGCGCTCCCCGGGGGCCGGTCAGGTGTGGTCGGCCCATCGGCCCATCCGTCCATCGTCTCAATGGCCCGAACGGTCACTTCGGCCGACGGTTCCGTGCCATGGGGCGGCCTCCCGCGTTGAGGGACGTACGACCCGCGGCCGGGTCGGAACCGCAATCGCAGGAGGAACGTTTCTCATGAACATCGCCAAGAAGGCCGCCATGGCCGTCACCGTCGCCGGTATCGCCGCGGGAGCCTCGGCCGGCGCGGCCGTGGCCGACTCGGGGGCCCACGCCGCCGCCGTGCAGTCGCCGGGTGTCGTCTCGGGCAACATCGTGCAGCTCCCCGTCCACGTCCCCGTCAACGTCGTGGGCGACAGCGTGAACGTGGTCGGCCTGCTGAACCCCGCGTTCGGCAACACGGGCGTGAACGGCTGACGCACGCCGCCGCGCAGGGCCCCGCGAACCATCCGCGGGGCCCTGCGCCGTCCCTCCGGCGCGCACCGGGCGCGCGGTGCGCTCCGCCCCCGGGACGCGCGCCCGCCCCGGAGCCACACCGAACGACCCCTCGTCCTGACCGTGGGCCACGCACCGCGCGCCACGAGTCGCCGGTGCGGCAGGCGCGTCCCGTACGGAACGGAACGCGCCCTACGAGAGTCCCCTCTCCACCCGATGCGCGCCGCGCCCCCGCGGTCAGGCGCGAGCCGAACAGCACCGACTCGGGCCGTACGGCGAGAGCACACCGCCGAGCCCACTTCGAGAGCGCGATTTCCCGGGCGCCCGCCCCACCGCGTGATTCGGGCGCGCGCACTCCCGCATGACGCTCGGCAAGCGTGCGCCCCCCCGCGGCCTTGCAGCGAACGCCACCCGCGCGCTCGCGCACCGAGTCCCGCGCCCCCGTGCAACCAGCCGCGCGCCCTCGGCCCCATACAACGAGCGCCGCGCCTTCATTGCCGCCGCGCGGCGAACCCCCGCACCTGACTCCGTCAAGTGGGCTTGGCGTCCCTGTACCTGGCCTTGCCAGGTGGGCCTGGCGCACCTGTACCTCGCGCCGTCGGGCGAGCCTGGCGCCCCCGGTCCCGTGCAGCGAGCCCTCGGCCCGGTGCGACGAGCGCCGCACCCCCGCCGCCGTGCGGCGAATGCCCCCGCACCTCGTTCCGCCAGGTGGGCCTGACGCCCCTGTACTTGGCTCCGTCAGGCGGCCTTGGCGCCCTCGCACCTGGCTCCGTGAGGTGGGCCCGGCACCCGTGTACCTCGCCCCGCCAGGCGACCCCCGCACCTCCGGCACCGTGCAGCCCCCCGTGCCCGCGCCCCAGTGCTGCGAGCACCGCCCCCGCCCCGGCCCGCGGTGGCCCCGCCCGGGCCCGCGGTGGCCGCACCCCGGCGCGCGGGGCCGCGCCCCGGTCCAGCGGGGGCCGCGCCCCGGCCCGAGGGGGGCGCCGTACCCCTGATCACCCAGCGGAGCGCCCCGTCAGTGGCCCCCGCGCTCCCGTTCCTCCACGAACGCGTTGTACGCCGCCACCTGCGCCCGCCGGGCCGTCCGTTCCACCGGACGCAGCGCCTCGGCGCGAGCCGCCATCTCGGAGGCGCTCACCGCCCCGCCGTGCCCGTTCTCGTACGCGACGGAGATCAGCAGTCCCACCCGCTGGGCGAGTTCCAACACCCGTACCGCACGCGGCGGGTAGCCGGGCGCCAGGATCTCGCGCCCCCGCTCGGCCCGCGCCCGGTACGCCTCCACGGCCGCCTCCGCGACCGGCCCCGACCCGGCGACGTCCAGCCGCGACAACACCTCCGTCGCCTCGCGCAGCGCCTCCGCCAGTTCCCGTTCGGCCTCCCCGAGGGACGGCACGTCGGCGGGCGGCGCCTCCCGCACCGGGAGACAGTGCCAGACGACCTCGACATGGACGTCGCCGGCGGGCCCCGCCTCGTACACCTCCGGTACGAGCCCCAGCGCGGCGCCGTGACAGACGACCGCCTCCTCGGCGTCGAGGGCGCGCGCGTTGAAGTCCGGCGGCCCGCTCAGCCCGAGCGGGTGCCCCGGCGCGGGCAGCGCGACCCGCAGCCCGGCGACGCCGAGCGCCCGCAGTCGGCCGAGGGCGAGCGTGAGCCCGACGGGCCCCGTCTCGCCCGGCAGCCCCTCGACCCGGTGCACCGCGTCCTCGCCGACGATGGCGATGACCGCGTCATCCGGAGATACAAAGCCGGCCAAAAGGGCATTTCCCCATGCGGCCAGACGTCCTGAACGTGGTTCCGAGAGCATGCCTCCACCCTAAGGACCGGCCGATGGACAGGAGCGCCCGACCGGTGGCGTAGGTTTTCCCTGGGGGCTGCGTCCACAGACGTAAGCGACGGCCGAGACTGCAATGGGAGACAACGCGCTCATGAGCGATGTACTGGAGCTGGAGGACGTGTCCGTGGTCCGCGAGGGCCGGGCTCTGGTGGACCAGGTCTCCTGGTCGGTCAAGGAGGGAGAACGCTGGGTCATCCTCGGTCCGAACGGCGCCGGCAAGACGACCCTCCTCAACCTCGCCTCCAGCTACCTCTTCCCCAGCCAGGGAACCGCCACCATCCTCGGCGAGACCCTCGGCAAGGTCGACGTGTTCGAGCTGCGCCCGCGCATCGGCGTGGCCGGCATCGCCATGGCCGAGAAGCTTCCCAAGGGCCAGACCGTCCTGCAGACCGTGCTCACTGCCGCCTACGGCATGACCGCGGGCTGGCACGAGGACTACGAGGACATCGACGAGCAGCGCGCCCGCGCCTTCCTCGACCGCCTCGGCATGAGCGACTACCTCGACCGCAGGTTCGGCACGCTCTCCGAGGGCGAGCGCAAGCGCACCCTGATCGCCCGCGCCCTGATGACCGACCCCGAGCTGCTCCTGCTCGACGAGCCCGCCGCGGGCCTCGACCTCGGCGGCCGCGAGGACCTCGTACGCCGCCTCGGCCGGCTCGCCCGCGACCCGATCGCCCCCTCCATGATCATGGTCACCCACCATGTCGAGGAGATCGCCCCGGGCTTCACCCACGTCCTCATGATCCGCCAGGGCAAGGTGCTCGCCGCGGGCCCCCTGGAACTCGAACTCACCTCCCGCAACCTCTCCCGCTGCTTCGGCCTCCCCCTCGTCGTCGAACAGGTCGGCGAGCGCTGGACCGCGCAGGGCCTCCCGATGGCCTGAGCCGCACGAAGCGGCCGACCCCCACCGTCCCGGGAGACGCACCCGCCCCGCGGGAACCGATACGAGCCCCCTCTCCGCCCGGTCTGCGCCCTGTCGCCGAACGGACCCGCGGACCTACCATGACCACGTGAACGACATCAACGCATGGGTGTGGTGGCTGGTCGGCGCGGCCGCGCTGGGCATCCCGCTCGTGGTGACCGCGATGCCGGAGTTCGGCATGCTCGCCGCGGGCGCCGCGGCGGCCGCGGCCACGGCCGGTCTCGGCGCCGGTGTCGTCCTCCAGGTACTCGTCTTCGCCGCCGTCTCCGTCGCGCTCATCGCGGTGGTACGCCCCGTCGCGACCCGGCACCGCTCGCAACGGCCCCAACTCGTCTCGGGCGTCGAGGCGTTGAAGGGCAGACAGGCCGTCGTGCTGGAGCGGGTCGACGGTTCGGGAGACGGCCGGATCAAGCTCGCCGGAGAGATCTGGTCGGCACGCGCCCTCGACACCGGACAGGCCTACGAAGTGGGCCAGGAGGTGGACGTCGTGGACATCGAAGGAGCCACGGCGATCGTCATGTGACCTCGCGCGACTCCAACTGAACCGAACGCCCCACGCGGCAGACGACGGTCTGTCAGACTCGTCCAGCAAGATCTTCAACAACCATAAGATCTTTCGGAAACACCGAGGCGCAGAAGGGTACGGGGAGTTATCGATGGCACCCATCATCATCGTCCTGATCATTCTGGTGGTGCTGGTTTTCATCGCCCTGATCAAGACCATCCAGGTCATCCCACAGGCCAGCGCCGCCATCGTCGAACGGTTCGGCCGGTACACCCGGACCCTGAACGCGGGCCTCAACATCGTCGTCCCGTTCATCGACTCGATCCGCAACCGCATCGACCTGCGTGAACAGGTCGTACCGTTCCCGCCGCAGCCGGTGATCACCCAGGACAACCTGGTCGTCAACATCGACACGGTCATCTACTACCAGGTCACCGACGCCCGCGCCGCGACCTACGAGGTCGCCAGCTACATCCAGGCGATCGAACAGCTCACGGTCACCACGCTGCGCAACATCATCGGCGGCATGGACCTGGAGCGGACCCTCACCTCCCGCGAGGAGATCAACGCGGCCCTGCGCGGCGTCCTCGACGAGGCGACCGGCAAGTGGGGCATCCGCGTCAACCGCGTGGAACTGAAGGCGATCGAACCGCCCACCTCCATCCAGGACTCGATGGAGAAGCAGATGCGCGCCGACCGTGACAAGCGTGCCGCGATCCTCACCGCCGAAGGCATCCGCCAGTCGCAGATCCTCACCGCCGAGGGTGAGAAGCAGTCCGCGATCCTGCGCGCCGAAGGTGAGGCCAAGGCCGCCGCCCTGCGCGCCGAGGGCGAGGCCCAGGCCGTCCGTACGGTCTTCGAGGCCATCCACGCCGGAGACCCGGACCAGAAGCTCCTCTCCTACCAGTACCTCCAGATGCTCCCGAAGATCGCGGAGGGCGACGCCAACAAGCTCTGGATCGTGCCGAGCGAGATCGGCGACGCCCTCAAGGGGCTGAGCGGTGCCATGGGCAACTTCGGCCCCATGGGCGGCGGTTCGGGCAACAGCGGCGCGGAGCGCCGTGACGAGCGCCGCGAGAAGCCGTCCGTCACCGACTGACCACGTCGTACGAGGAGGGGGCCCGTCTCCGACCGGAGACGGGCCCCCTCCTCGTACGACCTGATCCCCCAGCCCGGCCTAGGCCGCGGGCTGCACCAGCCACTCCGGCAGCGCGTCGAGGTCGTCGCGGTCCAGCGTCAGCAGCATCGCGTCGGCGGGCGTCGGCTCGAACGGCTGCCTGAGCAGCGGCATCCCCGCCTGCTCCGGCGTACGGGCCGCCTTGCGGTGATTGTCCTCGGCGCACGACGCGACCGTGTTCAGCCAGGAGTCCTGGCCGCCCTGCGCACGGGGTACCACGTGGTCGACCGTCGTCGCCCGCCTGCCGCAGTACGCGCAGCGATGGCGGTCACGCACGAGGACACCACGCCTCGACCACGGGGCTTGTCTTCGGAAGGGCACCCTGACATACCGGCACAACCTGATCACCCGCGGCACGGGTATGTCGAGAGCGGCACCGCGCATGCGCAGTTCGGGGTGGGCCTGCTCGACGACGGCCTTGTCCTGCAGCACCAGAACGACGGCTCGGTTCAACGTCACCGTCGACAGCGGCTCAAAGCTCGCGTTCAGAACCAGCGTGTCCCGCATCCTGCCCACCTCCCGTATGCACCGGCCCACCCACTGGCGGGCTTGGATCAACTCTGGCCGGGCGCGCCGAGATGGACAACGCAATAAAAATGCCCGCCCCTGATCACTTCCAAGACCAGAGGCGGGCAAACGTTCAGTGAACGTCCGTCTGTGACGCTTTACGCGGGAGCCGCGTACTCGCCGATCAGATGGGCGCGGGCCAGCGTGTGGAACCGCAGGTTGAATCCGACATAGGCCGGCGACGCCTCCGCGTCCGGGCCGAGCTTCTCCTGATCCACGGCGTACACGGTGAAGAGGTACCGGTGCGCGGGGTCCCCGGCCGGCGGCGCGGCGCCACCGAAGTCCCTGGTCCCGTAGTCGTTGCGTACGTGGACCGCGCCGTCCGGCAGGCCCTCGAACGTGCCGCTGCCCGCACCCGTCACCAGTTCGGTGACGGAGGCCGGGATGTCGAACACCACCCAGTGCCAGAACCCGCTGCCCGTCGGGGCGTCGGGGTCGAAGCACGTCACGGCGAAGCTCTTGGTCCCGGCGGGGAAACCCTCCCAGCTCAGCTGCGGCGAGGTGTTCCCGGCCGCGTAGACCTGGGCGTCCTTCAGCACCGCGCCCGAGGCCACGTCCTCACTGGTGACCGTGAAGGCCGGCACGCGCGGATGGAAGTCGTGCGGAAGGGGCGCCCTCTTGAGCTCGGTCACGTCAGTACCTCCTGAACGGCGGAATCTCTCGGTCCGAGCCTAGAACCAGCTGCGCCGGCTCCCGACCTCGGACAGCCACTGGTTCAGGTACGCGGCCCAGTCCGTGCCCTGGAAGTCGTGCAGGCCCACCTGGAAGGAGCGGTACGAGTCGCTGCCCTCGCTGAAGAGGCCCGGCTTCTTGTCCATCTCCAGGATGACGTCCATCTCGCGGTCGTCCGCGACGAAGCTCAGCTCGACCTGGTTCAGCCCGCGGTACTGCGACGGCGGGAAGAACTCGATCTCCTGGTAGAAGGGCAGCTTCTGGCGGCTGCCCCGGATGTGACCGCGCTCCATGTCCGCGTTCTTGAAGCGGAAGCCCAGCTGGATGAAGGCGTTCAGGAGGGCCTGCTGCGCCGGGAGGGGGTGCACGTGGATGGGGTCCAGGTCCCCGGAGTCCACGGCACGCGCGATCTCCAGCTCCGTGGTCACACCGATGTTCATGCCGCGCAGGCTCTGCCCGTCGATCGTGGTGATCGGGGTCTCCCACGGGATGTCGAGCCCGAAGGGGACCGCGTGCACGGCGCCGGCCTGCAGCTCGAAGGCGCCCCCGAGTCGCAGCTTCGCGAACTCGATGTCCTGCTTGTACTCCTGGTCGTCGTGACCCTCGACCTCGACCCTGGCCTGGAGCCCCACCGACAGCCCCTCGATGGCCTGGTTCACGGATCCGCCCTGGATCCGCACCTCACCCTGCACGACACCGCCCGGAACGACGTTGACCTCGGTCAGCACCGTCTCGACCGAAGCCCCACCGGCTCCCAGGCTCGCAAGCAGCCGCTTGAACCCCATGTCTCAAACCTCCCCAGGCAACGCCTGTGCTCCGTAGTACTGCGTCTGGATCCCTGATCCCTACATACGCGATCCGACCGGCGGCCGGTTCCGCGTTCTCACCCTTACAAGGGGAACGCTCCTTGACCACCCGTCGGCACCCACCCGTACCCACGTGTCCGTGTCGCTGGACTACGCTCGGACGGCATGATCGCGGCCCCTGACCGTACGCCCCTGATGCGTGAGTTCTTCGACCGCCCCGTACTGGAGGTCGCTCCCGACCTCCTGGGGCGGATCCTCGTGCGCACGACACCTGACGGTCCGATCGAACTCCGTCTCACGGAGGTCGAGGCGTACGACGGTCCGGACGACCCCGGCTCCCACGCCTATCGCGGCCGCACGACCCGCAACGGCGTGATGTTCGGTCCGCCCGGGCATGTGTACGTCTACTTCACCTACGGCATGTGGTTCTGCATGAACCTGGTGTGCGGTCCCGTGGGCAGACCCAGTGGTGTCCTGCTGAGGGCCGGCGAGGTCGTCGAGGGCGCCGAGCTCACTCGCAGACGTCGACTCTCGGCCCGGAACGACAAGGAACTGGCCAAAGGCCCCGCCCGCCTGGCGACGGCGCTGGACGTGGAACGGTCCCTCGACGGCACCGACGCCTGCGCCCCGGAGGGGGGTCCGCTGACCCTGCTGGCGGGGACACCGGC
This region includes:
- a CDS encoding chaplin, giving the protein MNIAKKAAMAVTVAGIAAGASAGAAVADSGAHAAAVQSPGVVSGNIVQLPVHVPVNVVGDSVNVVGLLNPAFGNTGVNG
- a CDS encoding GAF domain-containing sensor histidine kinase, producing the protein MSQGPRSGLYAVSSALLAMSRHLEVRDVLKTIVASARELLDAQYAALGVPDDHGGFAQFVVDGVSDAQWKAIGPLPRQHGILAAMLHEARPERLADVREDPRFEGWPAAHPDMSDFLGLPVRDGDETIGALFLANKNGTRADGGCGFTEDDEELLTILAQHAAIALTNARLYERSRELTIAEERSRLAHELHDAVSQKLFSLRLTAQAAAALVDRDPARAKGELHQVAALAAEATEELRAAVIELRPAALDEDGLVATLRTQIQVLDRAHSARVTFTGRGVRALPAAQEEAVLRVAQEALHNALRHSGAARVDVLLEKRGPGAVLSVSDDGGGFDPTEIRTAGRHLGLVSMRDRSSGVGGTLTVESAPGKGTTIEMEVPGG
- a CDS encoding chaplin; translation: MKNLKKATAVAMVAGGLVAAGAGMASATDGSWAAGQAAGSPGVVSGNVIQAPVHIPVNAVGNSVNVIGVLNPAFGNLGLNG
- a CDS encoding NfeD family protein — encoded protein: MNDINAWVWWLVGAAALGIPLVVTAMPEFGMLAAGAAAAAATAGLGAGVVLQVLVFAAVSVALIAVVRPVATRHRSQRPQLVSGVEALKGRQAVVLERVDGSGDGRIKLAGEIWSARALDTGQAYEVGQEVDVVDIEGATAIVM
- a CDS encoding response regulator, coding for MAEAIKVLLVDDHQVVRRGLRTFLEVQDDIEVVGEASDGAEGVALAEELKPDVVLMDVKMPGMDGIDALRRLRELANPARVLIVTSFTEQRTVVPALRAGAAGYVYKDVDPDALAGAIRSVHAGHILLQPEVAGVLLSQEEANSGQGRGGSLTDREREVLALIADGRSNREIARALVLSEKTVKTHVSNILMKLDLADRTQAALWAVRHGAAG
- a CDS encoding SDR family NAD(P)-dependent oxidoreductase gives rise to the protein MPVAVITGASKGLGRALGAALARRGWDLVLDARTAGVLRETARALSVHGTRVVALPGDVTDAGHRAALVAAARELGGVDLLVNNASALGAEPLVPLAELDPDGLRRALEVNVVAALGLVREALPLLRAAGAGAVVAVSSDAAAEAYPTWGGYGASKAALDHLAAVLGEEEPGLRVWAVDPGDMATDLYAAAVPDGGGPRPSPDSVVPAFLRLLDERPASGRYAAPALLEER
- a CDS encoding transglycosylase SLT domain-containing protein, translating into MPKNIITPGHSPKLTKVHKLSIAGIATLGAAALAFTATPSGAHTTTNDAAVSQAPVAFGQQPIKDVKASITDQMAGASLKAQSIAAKKAADAAVVKKNAEAARKAAAAKAAQQARVKEQAASRSVQRVQFETVAAKSYTNNLDGWIHESLDIMKKHKIPGSYHGLYKNIMRESSGNPRAINDWDINAINGIPSKGLLQVIPPTFKAYHVPGTSWNIYDPVANITAACNYAADKYGSMDNVNSAY
- a CDS encoding S-adenosylmethionine:tRNA ribosyltransferase-isomerase, translating into MRTVVRVPEELSARVPAEQRGPGRDRDSVRLLVSRGGEVSHHAFAELPLLLRAGDLLVVNTSPTLAAAVDGRIGHARVVVHFSTRGDDGRWAVELRDPDGTGTTRPRAGGPAGAEVCLAGDGRLVLEEPMTARGGRLWWARVPDVDVPALLRRHGRPVRYSYTERDQPLSAYQTVFALPSADGAGSAEMPSAARPFTTRLVTELVSRGVRFAPVRLHTGVSSVEAHEPPSAEWYEVPEASARLINAGRADGGRIVAVGTTAVRAVESAAGPDGVVRARRGRTELVVTPRRGVRVVDGLLTGLHEPEASHLLMLEAIAGGAAIGRAYTAAVSGLYLWHEFGDSHLILPAETAHPGRCSSNRQ
- a CDS encoding ABC transporter ATP-binding protein, whose product is MSDVLELEDVSVVREGRALVDQVSWSVKEGERWVILGPNGAGKTTLLNLASSYLFPSQGTATILGETLGKVDVFELRPRIGVAGIAMAEKLPKGQTVLQTVLTAAYGMTAGWHEDYEDIDEQRARAFLDRLGMSDYLDRRFGTLSEGERKRTLIARALMTDPELLLLDEPAAGLDLGGREDLVRRLGRLARDPIAPSMIMVTHHVEEIAPGFTHVLMIRQGKVLAAGPLELELTSRNLSRCFGLPLVVEQVGERWTAQGLPMA